One window of the Allosaccharopolyspora coralli genome contains the following:
- a CDS encoding polysaccharide pyruvyl transferase family protein: MTNRTPPERRLYLITTTGHPNYGDELITATWLEHLATVAPNSEVWIDCPNPGPSEVLLGHLHPNVRFTDTFWRLCWEAPTDGPWDVAAFVQHAVADPGLAPRWVAGIEVAARADVVHLVGGGFVNGIWPRHIGLMAAAVAAVRRSGGRAVMTGQGLWPVADEARSLVRNLAAQFELVDVRDEPSAELIGSPHVHCTGDDMFFGVSPALYRDDDLRDVMVCVQSDMLEVTVPSLAGFVLDTLRSWGVGPDRVGFVEGIPRVDREVFALIEHDLPGARFYPFSEIMDRGLPAAAGQRWISSRFHVHLMAAAAGAPGVAVSVSSGYYANKHRSLVERGSGWTLNEDLSLPDVPTSGGFAPATLDDLRSLKSALADKIYGR; the protein is encoded by the coding sequence GTGACGAACAGGACCCCTCCCGAGCGGCGGCTCTACCTGATCACCACCACCGGTCACCCGAACTACGGTGACGAACTCATCACCGCCACCTGGCTCGAGCACCTCGCGACCGTCGCGCCGAACAGCGAGGTCTGGATCGACTGCCCGAACCCCGGCCCCAGCGAAGTCCTGCTCGGCCACCTGCACCCGAACGTGCGGTTCACCGACACGTTCTGGCGGCTGTGCTGGGAAGCACCGACGGACGGACCGTGGGACGTCGCCGCGTTCGTCCAGCACGCCGTCGCCGACCCCGGCCTGGCGCCACGGTGGGTCGCCGGGATCGAGGTCGCCGCCCGCGCGGACGTCGTCCACCTCGTCGGCGGCGGGTTCGTCAACGGCATCTGGCCCCGCCACATCGGCCTCATGGCGGCCGCGGTCGCGGCGGTCCGCCGCTCCGGCGGGCGCGCGGTGATGACCGGGCAGGGGCTGTGGCCGGTGGCCGACGAAGCCCGCTCGCTGGTCCGCAACCTCGCGGCACAGTTCGAACTCGTGGACGTGCGCGACGAGCCGTCGGCCGAACTGATCGGCTCGCCGCACGTGCACTGCACCGGCGACGACATGTTCTTCGGCGTGAGCCCCGCGCTGTACCGCGACGACGACCTGCGCGACGTGATGGTGTGCGTCCAGTCGGACATGCTCGAGGTGACGGTCCCGTCGCTGGCGGGGTTCGTGCTGGACACGCTGCGTTCCTGGGGTGTGGGCCCGGACCGGGTCGGCTTCGTTGAGGGCATCCCCCGCGTGGACCGGGAAGTCTTCGCTCTCATCGAGCACGACCTGCCCGGCGCCCGCTTCTACCCGTTCTCCGAGATCATGGACCGCGGGTTGCCCGCGGCGGCCGGGCAACGCTGGATCTCCTCGCGGTTCCACGTGCACCTGATGGCCGCCGCCGCAGGAGCACCGGGCGTCGCGGTCTCGGTGAGCTCCGGGTACTACGCGAACAAGCACCGGTCCCTCGTCGAGCGGGGCTCCGGATGGACGCTCAACGAGGACCTGTCGCTGCCCGACGTGCCGACCTCCGGTGGTTTCGCACCCGCGACCCTCGACGACCTGCGCTCGCTCAAGTCCGCGCTGGCGGACAAGATCTACGGACGCTGA
- a CDS encoding LLM class flavin-dependent oxidoreductase yields MDTNRDLANPSRTGLAAGNGPDTDPVRGRAHGESTVPLSVLDLATVGVETSSSEALATTTELARATEMWGFHRFWVAEHHGMPGIASSSPTVLLAHLAAHTSRIRLGTGGVMLPNHAPLVVAEQFGTLAALNPGRIDVGLGRAPGTDPNTARALRRTTGPLSADDFPEQLGELIGFLRDEFPIDHAYADVHAVPNGPVPPIWLLGSSGFSAQVAGALGLPFAFAHHFSSKNTLPALELYRDSFRPSEILDEPYSMIGVQVIAADTDAEAVELARPIALSMMRLRSGNPGRLPTVAEARDREYTDGERRFLDSWFDDAVHGSGATVRAELDALRERTGVDELMITANLADRKAKLRSYELVAAQYGLLDSATSNASRERKN; encoded by the coding sequence ATGGACACGAACCGCGACCTGGCGAACCCGTCCCGCACCGGCCTCGCGGCCGGAAACGGCCCCGACACCGACCCGGTCAGAGGCCGCGCACACGGCGAGTCCACCGTGCCGCTGTCGGTACTCGACCTCGCGACCGTCGGAGTCGAGACGAGCTCGTCCGAGGCGCTCGCGACCACGACCGAGCTGGCCAGGGCCACCGAGATGTGGGGCTTCCATCGGTTCTGGGTCGCCGAACACCACGGCATGCCCGGCATCGCCAGCTCCTCGCCGACCGTCCTGCTCGCCCACCTCGCGGCGCACACCAGCCGCATCCGGCTCGGTACCGGCGGAGTGATGCTGCCCAACCACGCACCGCTGGTGGTCGCCGAACAGTTCGGCACGCTCGCGGCGCTGAACCCGGGCCGCATCGACGTCGGCCTCGGCCGAGCGCCCGGGACCGACCCGAACACCGCCCGGGCGTTGCGCCGCACCACCGGCCCACTCTCCGCCGACGACTTTCCCGAACAACTCGGAGAGTTGATCGGGTTCCTGCGGGACGAGTTCCCGATCGACCACGCCTACGCCGACGTGCATGCCGTACCGAACGGTCCGGTGCCGCCGATCTGGCTGCTCGGTTCCAGTGGCTTCAGCGCCCAGGTGGCCGGTGCGCTGGGCTTGCCCTTCGCGTTCGCCCACCACTTCAGCTCCAAGAACACACTGCCCGCGCTGGAGCTCTACCGTGACTCGTTCCGGCCGTCCGAGATCCTCGACGAGCCGTACTCGATGATCGGTGTGCAGGTCATCGCCGCGGACACCGACGCCGAAGCGGTCGAACTCGCCCGCCCCATCGCGCTGTCGATGATGCGACTGCGCAGCGGCAATCCCGGCCGGTTGCCGACCGTCGCCGAAGCCCGCGACCGCGAGTACACCGACGGCGAACGCCGCTTCCTGGACTCCTGGTTCGACGACGCGGTGCACGGTTCGGGGGCCACGGTGCGCGCCGAACTCGACGCGCTGCGTGAGCGCACCGGAGTCGACGAACTCATGATCACCGCGAACCTCGCGGACCGGAAGGCGAAACTGCGCTCGTACGAGCTCGTGGCCGCGCAGTACGGACTCCTGGACTCCGCCACGTCGAACGCCTCGCGAGAGCGGAAGAACTGA
- the tenA gene encoding thiaminase II, producing the protein MSTLPAPSPGGFCEQAWDTTKALREAIVRHPFNMALTQGSLDRERFVFYIVQDGRYLVGFAQALAAASTKATDPEDAAVLTGSAHGALVEERRLHAGYVEEFGLAESEVEGTVTSPSCLAYTSFLRASAFTDEYPVLLASVLPCFWVYQHVGSTILDTAGDLTDHPYRKWIETYADDEFADAVLAARDLTDKAAAASTPETRERMTAAFVRSTEYEWMFWNSAWTLEQWPTVQWVGQRP; encoded by the coding sequence ATGAGCACGCTGCCGGCGCCGTCCCCGGGCGGATTCTGCGAGCAAGCATGGGATACGACGAAGGCGCTGCGTGAAGCGATCGTGCGTCACCCGTTCAACATGGCTCTCACCCAGGGCTCACTCGACCGCGAGCGCTTCGTGTTCTACATCGTGCAGGACGGGCGGTATCTCGTCGGTTTCGCGCAGGCACTGGCCGCCGCCTCGACGAAGGCGACCGACCCCGAGGACGCGGCGGTGCTCACCGGCAGCGCACACGGGGCGCTCGTCGAGGAACGCCGACTGCACGCCGGCTACGTCGAGGAGTTCGGGCTCGCCGAGTCCGAAGTGGAGGGAACCGTCACCTCTCCCTCGTGTCTGGCCTACACGTCCTTCCTGCGCGCGAGTGCGTTCACCGACGAGTACCCCGTCCTGCTCGCCTCCGTGTTGCCGTGCTTCTGGGTGTATCAGCACGTCGGCAGCACCATTCTCGACACTGCAGGCGACCTCACCGACCATCCGTACCGGAAGTGGATCGAGACCTACGCCGACGACGAGTTCGCCGACGCCGTGCTCGCCGCCCGCGACCTCACCGACAAGGCTGCCGCCGCGAGCACCCCCGAGACCCGCGAGCGCATGACAGCGGCGTTCGTGCGTTCCACCGAGTACGAGTGGATGTTCTGGAACAGTGCGTGGACACTCGAGCAGTGGCCGACCGTGCAGTGGGTCGGTCAGCGTCCGTAG
- a CDS encoding DUF3817 domain-containing protein — protein MKSGLLTFYRVMAYVTAVLLIVLCLAMVLKYLWPAGSATQVFGDTWTTYIGIGHGYLYIVYLFVALLLTRQLRVPPVPMLLVLLAGTVPLGAFFAERKVTHWYEQSRAEMSLDGGAADSRSASS, from the coding sequence GTGAAGTCAGGGTTGCTGACCTTCTACCGCGTCATGGCTTACGTGACCGCGGTGCTGCTGATCGTGCTCTGCCTGGCCATGGTGCTCAAGTACCTGTGGCCCGCGGGCAGCGCGACGCAGGTGTTCGGCGACACCTGGACCACCTACATCGGTATCGGCCACGGCTACCTCTACATCGTGTACCTGTTCGTCGCGTTGCTCCTGACCCGGCAGCTACGGGTGCCGCCGGTGCCGATGCTGCTCGTCCTGCTCGCAGGCACGGTGCCGCTCGGCGCGTTCTTCGCCGAGCGCAAGGTCACCCACTGGTACGAGCAGAGCCGCGCCGAGATGTCTCTCGACGGCGGTGCCGCCGACAGCCGGTCGGCGAGCTCA
- the thiD gene encoding bifunctional hydroxymethylpyrimidine kinase/phosphomethylpyrimidine kinase, producing the protein MIPNVLSIAGTDPSGGAGVQADLKTFSANGAYGMSVMTALVAQTTTGVAEVHELPPEFVTSQLVTLLDDVRVDAVKIGMLANADVIRAVVAVLDRYRPPNVVLDPVMVAKSGDRLLAPDAVEVLREELLRRVDFVTPNLPEAADLLGEQEVRDADAMGAQAERLVGLGVKRVLLKGGHLEGESSVDLLSADGGVQLLDAPRVTTTNDHGTGCTLAAAIAALRPQRPDWSTAVRESKDYLTAALRAAERLDVGRGHGPVHHFHQWW; encoded by the coding sequence GTGATCCCCAACGTGCTGAGCATCGCCGGAACCGACCCCAGCGGGGGAGCGGGCGTGCAGGCCGACCTCAAGACGTTCTCCGCGAACGGTGCGTACGGCATGTCCGTGATGACCGCGCTGGTCGCGCAGACCACCACCGGCGTCGCCGAAGTGCACGAACTCCCGCCCGAGTTCGTCACGTCCCAGCTCGTGACCCTGCTCGACGACGTGCGCGTCGACGCGGTGAAGATCGGGATGCTGGCCAACGCGGACGTGATCCGCGCCGTGGTCGCCGTCCTCGACCGCTACCGTCCGCCGAACGTGGTGCTCGACCCGGTCATGGTCGCCAAGAGCGGCGACCGGTTGCTCGCCCCCGACGCCGTCGAGGTCCTGCGTGAGGAACTGCTCCGGCGTGTCGACTTCGTGACGCCCAACCTGCCGGAAGCCGCGGACCTGTTGGGGGAGCAGGAAGTCCGTGACGCCGACGCGATGGGCGCTCAGGCCGAACGGCTCGTCGGGCTCGGCGTCAAACGAGTCCTGCTCAAAGGCGGGCACCTCGAAGGAGAATCCAGTGTGGACCTTTTGAGCGCGGACGGTGGCGTGCAGCTGCTCGACGCCCCGCGCGTGACGACCACCAACGACCACGGGACCGGATGCACGCTCGCGGCCGCGATCGCCGCGCTGCGCCCGCAACGTCCCGACTGGTCGACGGCGGTGCGCGAGTCCAAGGACTACCTGACCGCCGCGTTGCGCGCCGCCGAACGGCTCGACGTCGGACGTGGCCACGGCCCCGTCCACCATTTCCACCAATGGTGGTGA
- a CDS encoding GNAT family N-acetyltransferase, which produces MSSAEVCGDEVRVAHLRSSALLRRWLAETHATVRPGPLRLTIGPLTVRTDVLRQSLVGAHEFGPIEVVDDHDRPLARVEPALLAAACTSAAQSRVPREAPINQAGAGSATDLVLRAVRRGEIDVLPAAGEAETLLTESVAEPPQLVRMIGSAAEAARWWDRYLENDVVPVLDDRTAASTAQLLSRQALAAVGVLARYRVCDEAELLTSLSSRLHDSADDHELLRHWLAAPTVAGVAVLNGGALHYRDRAGAVALRPVTHEVPNPLARVGLDAIPGVPLPELGDGWALRPVRAESESSPDVSLVHKWMHAEHVAATWRQDWSLPRWFEELSTQLAGDHSLPCIVSLDGREFAYVELYRVARDKIGECYPFHPRDLGVHVAVGDRQVIGRGLGTALLDALAAALFDADPECRRVVAEPDIHNGASVAAFGKAGYRKVAEVGLPDKNSVLLARSR; this is translated from the coding sequence ATGTCCTCGGCAGAGGTCTGTGGCGACGAGGTTCGGGTGGCACACCTGAGGTCGTCGGCGTTGCTGCGCCGGTGGCTCGCGGAAACGCACGCGACGGTGCGGCCGGGACCGTTGCGGCTGACGATCGGGCCGCTGACCGTGCGCACCGACGTGCTGCGACAGTCCCTCGTCGGGGCGCACGAGTTCGGCCCCATCGAAGTCGTCGACGACCACGATCGCCCGCTGGCGCGCGTGGAACCGGCGTTGCTAGCCGCCGCCTGCACGTCCGCAGCGCAGTCTCGCGTCCCGCGTGAGGCGCCGATCAACCAGGCGGGAGCGGGTTCGGCCACCGACCTGGTGCTTCGTGCGGTGCGGCGTGGCGAGATCGACGTGCTCCCCGCGGCAGGCGAGGCCGAGACGCTGCTCACCGAGTCCGTGGCCGAACCGCCGCAGCTGGTGCGCATGATCGGCAGCGCCGCCGAAGCCGCGCGCTGGTGGGACAGGTACCTGGAGAACGACGTCGTCCCGGTGCTCGACGACAGGACCGCCGCGAGCACCGCGCAGTTGTTGTCGCGCCAGGCGCTCGCGGCGGTCGGCGTGCTCGCTCGATACCGCGTCTGTGACGAGGCGGAGCTACTGACGTCGTTGTCGTCCCGCCTGCACGACTCGGCCGACGACCACGAACTCCTTCGCCACTGGCTCGCGGCTCCCACCGTCGCCGGCGTCGCGGTGCTCAACGGCGGTGCGCTGCACTATCGGGACCGCGCCGGTGCCGTCGCGTTACGGCCGGTGACGCACGAGGTGCCGAACCCGCTCGCGCGGGTCGGTCTCGACGCGATCCCCGGCGTGCCGCTGCCGGAGCTCGGTGACGGGTGGGCGCTGCGCCCGGTACGCGCCGAGTCGGAGTCCTCGCCGGACGTCTCGCTCGTGCACAAGTGGATGCACGCCGAGCACGTCGCCGCGACCTGGCGGCAGGACTGGTCGCTGCCGCGCTGGTTCGAGGAACTGTCCACCCAGCTCGCGGGTGATCACTCACTGCCGTGCATCGTCAGCCTCGACGGCCGCGAGTTCGCCTACGTCGAGCTGTACCGGGTCGCGCGCGACAAGATCGGCGAGTGCTATCCGTTCCATCCGCGTGACCTGGGTGTGCACGTCGCAGTCGGCGACCGGCAGGTCATCGGCCGGGGGCTGGGCACCGCGTTGCTCGACGCGCTGGCGGCGGCCCTGTTCGACGCCGATCCGGAGTGCCGTCGCGTGGTCGCCGAACCTGACATCCACAATGGAGCGTCGGTGGCGGCCTTCGGCAAAGCCGGGTACCGGAAGGTCGCCGAGGTCGGTCTGCCGGACAAGAACTCGGTCCTGCTCGCCCGGAGCCGCTGA
- a CDS encoding coiled-coil domain-containing protein, with protein sequence MEDPADAVVPLRPGFDIQMRGFNRGQVTEHIETLENQLELVTVDRNEAAQLNNDLRRLCDDTRHSLDRAEDRLKRIESSDTGLPAASQRVQNMLDTAEEEVQDLRDRALHQAEIVRGSAETEAETLITQAENTAGELRAECAGLMRELEQRSVKMRQEHARNVRELRERETRLRQKVRDEYTRLMEQAQAQSDAMLAGSREQCAQWDAETEQLRLDALEEISGQRDELENRRTKVIEALEGARQVIGSSSHALHAQLESSSDVPESQNGSPATNGDGIVRSEGYTDISHLKDLESGEHPEVDVPGQREDFQTFTVPLDRSHTTTPDGGLAETTDRSRRN encoded by the coding sequence ATGGAAGACCCCGCCGACGCCGTCGTCCCACTCCGGCCTGGATTCGACATCCAGATGCGCGGATTCAACCGCGGCCAGGTGACCGAACACATCGAGACGCTGGAGAACCAGCTCGAACTCGTCACCGTCGACCGCAACGAAGCCGCCCAGCTCAACAACGATCTGCGCAGACTCTGCGACGACACCCGGCACAGTCTCGACCGGGCCGAAGATCGCCTCAAGAGGATCGAGTCCTCCGACACCGGCCTTCCCGCAGCCTCGCAGCGGGTGCAGAACATGCTCGACACCGCCGAGGAAGAAGTCCAAGATCTCCGCGATCGAGCACTGCATCAAGCCGAGATCGTGCGCGGCAGCGCCGAGACCGAAGCCGAGACACTGATCACCCAAGCCGAGAACACCGCCGGCGAGCTCCGCGCCGAGTGCGCCGGGCTCATGCGGGAGTTGGAGCAGCGCAGCGTCAAGATGCGCCAGGAACACGCACGTAACGTCCGAGAGCTGCGGGAACGCGAGACCCGGCTGCGGCAGAAGGTCCGCGACGAATACACGCGGCTCATGGAGCAGGCCCAAGCCCAGAGCGACGCCATGCTCGCGGGCAGCCGCGAACAGTGCGCGCAGTGGGATGCCGAGACCGAGCAGCTGCGGCTCGACGCGCTCGAGGAGATCAGCGGCCAACGGGACGAGCTCGAGAATCGCCGCACCAAGGTCATCGAAGCACTCGAAGGAGCCCGGCAGGTCATCGGCAGCTCCTCGCACGCGCTGCACGCACAGCTCGAGTCCTCGTCGGACGTGCCGGAATCGCAGAACGGATCGCCCGCCACGAACGGCGACGGAATCGTCCGGTCCGAGGGCTACACCGACATCAGCCACCTCAAGGACCTCGAATCCGGCGAGCACCCGGAGGTGGACGTGCCCGGGCAACGGGAAGACTTCCAGACCTTCACCGTGCCGCTGGACCGCTCACACACCACGACACCGGACGGTGGTCTCGCCGAGACCACTGACCGGTCCCGCCGCAACTGA
- the thiE gene encoding thiamine phosphate synthase — protein MIDWSLYLVTDTALCGHRGVVRTVREAVDGGVTVVQVRDPAATGRELYELVVSVHEALRGTGVPLLVNDRLDVALAAGADGVHLGQSDLPVEAARAVLGQQRVLGHSVSTSEEVEAVPPEVDYLGVGPVVATPTKSDAADALGLDGLRDLTARTILPCVAIGGVHADNAAEIAATGVAGLCVVSEICAADDPRSAAATLRKVHQ, from the coding sequence ATGATCGATTGGAGTCTGTACCTCGTCACCGACACCGCACTGTGCGGGCACCGAGGGGTTGTCCGCACCGTGCGGGAGGCCGTCGACGGCGGGGTCACGGTCGTGCAGGTCCGTGACCCCGCCGCCACCGGGCGGGAGCTGTACGAACTGGTGGTGTCGGTGCACGAGGCGTTGCGGGGTACCGGTGTTCCGTTGCTGGTCAACGACCGGCTCGATGTCGCACTCGCCGCCGGGGCCGACGGTGTCCACCTCGGCCAGTCCGACCTGCCTGTCGAGGCGGCACGGGCGGTGCTCGGGCAACAGCGGGTGCTCGGCCATTCGGTGTCCACATCGGAGGAAGTCGAGGCGGTTCCGCCCGAGGTCGACTACCTGGGCGTCGGCCCGGTCGTGGCGACACCGACGAAATCCGATGCCGCGGACGCGCTCGGCCTCGACGGACTCCGCGACCTGACAGCGCGCACGATCCTGCCCTGCGTCGCCATCGGCGGCGTGCACGCGGACAACGCGGCCGAGATCGCCGCGACCGGTGTGGCCGGGCTGTGCGTGGTCTCCGAGATCTGCGCCGCCGACGACCCGCGCTCCGCCGCGGCCACCCTGCGAAAGGTGCACCAGTGA